A window of the Danio aesculapii chromosome 10, fDanAes4.1, whole genome shotgun sequence genome harbors these coding sequences:
- the c10h17orf49 gene encoding chromatin complexes subunit BAP18, with product MTSASTKVGEIFSAAGAAFSKLGELTMQLHPVADSSPAGAKWTDTEIEMLRSAVRRFGEDLNSISSVIKERTVAQIKTTVKRKLYEDSRVPLTTESPKKTMKKTTVSLPAPPASVAPTVITVPTSQVVVTTGLQSSSSLQPAIKNPKPSDVTLSALNDSDVNSDLVDIEGLGEGSTKKPNFDQESLNLDSSLIMNSSDLPLLSR from the exons ATGACTTCAGCTTCCACAAAG GTGGGCGAGATCTTCTCGGCTGCAGGCGCTGCTTTCTCCAAACTGGGTGAACTGACCATGCAGCTGCATCCAGTGGCGGACTCTTCACCTGCGGG AGCCAAATGGACAGACACAGAGATTGAGATGCTACGATCCGCTGTTCGCCGCTTTGGGGAAGATCTGAACAGCATCAGCTCAGTCATAAAGGAGCGCACAGT AGCCCAGATTAAGACCACAGTGAAAAGGAAACTGTATGAGGACAGCAGGGTTCCTCTCACTACTGAGTCGCCTAAGAAAACTATGAAGAAAACCACGGTGTCTCTTCCTGCGCCTCCTGCATCAGTGGCCCCCACCGTCATTACTGTGCCCACTTCACAAGTCGTCGTGACAACCGGACTGCAGAGCTCCTCGTCTTTACAACCGGCAATAAAAAACCCTAAACCATCAG ATGTGACTCTGAGTGCTCTGAATGACTCAGATGTGAACAGTGATTTGGTGGACATCGAGGGGCTTGGAGAGGGGTCCACCAAAAAACCAAACTTTGACCAAG AGAGCTTGAATTTGGACTCCAGCCTTATAATGAACTCCAGTGATCTGCCTCTGCTGTCCCGCTGA
- the LOC130235769 gene encoding PPP2R1A-PPP2R2A-interacting phosphatase regulator 1 — translation MERMEVDQCAGAGGALRRSNSAPMITNVSDGTTVFSSTSSARYRRSSVSINPSCPSRTLPLSPFSLSCERSEHKRPIENMELTLRGSLQRLSASSAVPLPPASHWHDHLSPGFHSQDSGVTPNSSPSPTRRFRGGSVSSGVRWPSAAPLKRKGGVESDGPPKKLFVAGVTDPAHITSYTVSVSQSVDSSSGTPPASSNTQALSLSPPPPFTSHHPSI, via the exons GGAGAGGATGGAGGTGGACCAGTGCGCAGGCGCAGGAGGAGCCCTCCGAAGGTCGAACAGCGCCCCGATGATCACGAACGTCAG tgaTGGAACGACAGTATTCAGCTCCACTAGTTCAGCTCGGTATCGCCGGAGCAGTGTGTCCATAAACCCTAGCTGTCCATCCCGG ACCCTCCCTCTGTCCCCGTTCTCTCTGTCATGTGAGAGATCTGAACACAAGAGACCG attGAGAATATGGAGCTGACTTTAAGAGGGAGTTTACAGAGATTAAG TGCCTCATCCGCTGTTCCTCTCCCTCCTGCGAGTCACTGGCATGATCATCTGTCTCCA GGATTTCATTCTCAAGACAGCGGCGTCACCCCTAATTCCTCACCCAGCCCGACTCGAAGGTTTCGAGG AGGATCTGTAAGCTCTGGAGTGAGATGGCCATCAGCTGCACCTTTGAAAAGGAAAG GTGGAGTGGAATCAGACGGTCCTCCCAAAAAGCTCTTTGTCGCTGGAGTCACAGACCCTGCTCACATAACCAGTTACACAGTCAG TGTTTCCCAGTCAGTGGACTCATCCTCTGGGACGCCTCCTGCCAGCTCAAACACCCAGGCCCTGTCCCTCTCCCCTCCGCCCCCGTTCACCTCGCACCATCCCAGCATCTGA